CCGACTGGCCCACCGAACCTTCTTGGAATTATCAACCACTGTCGAAACCAAAGGATAGAAGCGGGACAGATTGTCAAAAATGATGTCATAAAATTTTTCGGCCGGGCAGCCTCGAATCCCTGCAAGTACCGGGCAGGATTCCTCCGAAGCACACATAGAGCACACTCGACGCGGTGTGTCTTTACGACGGAAATGATGCAGTTCTCCAACAGACCTGCAACGGCTGTGAGACCCCAGCTGCAAAGTCAGAAGATGAGAGCCCGCATAGTTGGTGGACAAGATATAAACAATTTGCCGCTGAACCGCCATTCGTTTTTAGTCCCTTGGTCTCTTTAACAACCTGCCCGAGCTGGAAAACTTTCTATTCGCCTAAAGAATGACTTTCCATGGAGCATTGTAATCGCCCGTCCTGATCAAGTCCATCAAATGCCGGGCCATCTTAGTACAGTTGAATTCCCGATGGGCATGTTCCATTCCGGCACGGGCAATCCGTTCCCGCTCCTCCTCGTGTGCCAAATACCACTCCGCCAGTTCAAAAAACTCCTCCGCCGTATCAAAATATCGAAGATGTTTTCCATCCTCAAAAAGAAGGTCGGAATCCGGCACTCGTTTGGCCAGTGTGAACGTTCCGCAGGCAATACAATTCACCAATCTGTCGGAGTGATACATCCGGATATTGTTGACAATATTAATACTCAAGGCTATTTTAGCACCGCTGATCGCCCAAAAGACCTCGATTCCATCCAGAGTAGGAAAACCAAAACAGCCGTATAATCGAACTCCTTTTCGCTCTTTCAGTCGTTCCAGCAAAAAACGCCTTTCCTCTTCCATCTCAGCGGGAAAACGGGAATGGTGCTCAGACCCTGTGAAAAGAATATCAGACTTCCACTTTCCCTCTATATTCGGATAAGGTCTTTGAATATCCGGATCACAGGGACACGGAAAAAAAGCACATCGAGGAACACCTTCTTCTTTAAATTTCTGCATCCATACACCGGCATTGGTTACAATTGCCAAGTCCAGCATTTTCAGAATTTCAAACCATCTCGGAGCATAATTCGGAGGATAAGAGTCCGCATCCCGTCCAACCAACAAAGCATAAGGAGCTGTTTTCCGAATCTCCTGAATCATCTCTGGATTAAAATATTTCAGGACACACAGGATCAGGATATCCGGATGATATCGGCGAATCTGCTCCAGCATAACCTCAAAGGTTCTTGCCTTTTCCCATCGATGTTTCAGAATGGGAATCGGCCATTTACACTTTTGTTCTGCAATATCCCAAAAACTGAACGGCTGGACATCATGACCCAGACGAATCAGTCCCTTAAGCCATCGGCGACGTTCAAGCCGGATGGACTTAGGAGAATCATTTTTAAAATCAGCGATTAAGAATATCCGCTTGCTGTCATTCAACATCCCGGTTTCCTTCTAAAAAACATATTTCCAGGGAGCGGAGTAGCCGCCTGTCTCAACCAAATCGAGCACCCGCTGGGCCATCAAAGTACAATTCATCTGACTATGGGCCTTCTCCATGCCTGCCTGCGCGATAGAACGTCGTTCTTCTTCATGCTGAAGATACCAATGCGTCAAATCAAAAAACTCTTGTGCATTGTGAAAATACTTTACTTCCCGCCCGTCCTCAAAAAGCAGATTCGAATCAGGAACCCACTTGGCCAGCGTAAAGGCCCCGCAGGAAAGACAGTTAATAAAACGATCGGAATGACAAAGCCGCTGCCTGTTATCGGCATTAATGCTTAAAGCAATTTTCGTGTTCGAAACAGCCCGAAATGCATCAAGCCGTTCTATGCGTTCATATCCCAGGCCGCCGTACATCCGTGCAGAGGGCATCCGGGACAGCCGTTTCAAAATGGCAATTCGGTCAGGATCCGTAGCATGCATCGGGTGTTCCGAACGGCCGATGAAAAGAATATCGGACTGCCAATGCGGGTCGGATTCATAAGGATGCTGAATATCGGGCTCACAGGGACACGGCATAAAAGCACACACAGGCACACCGGCCTTCTTATAGTCCTGAAGCCACGAGCCCGCATTCGTCGCAAGGACAATATCCATTTTACGAGCAATCTGCATTCGTTCCTGATTTTGTGCCGGATTCCAATCGGTATCTCGCCCGAGAAAGACCGCATGTTTCAGCGCATCTCTCAAAACATCCAGACACTCCAGACTGATATCCCTCATATTGGAAATCAACACCATCTCGGGCCGATAGGATTCGGCAATCTGAATCAGAGATTCCTCTGTTTTTCTTCTCCCAAAAAGAAGAGCATACTTTCTTTTATGAAACGGAGTAAAATGATGAACAATATTTCGGTAACTGAAGGTCTGAACATCACAGCCGCTCCGCACAAACCCCTTAATCCAATGTCTCCTTTCTATCCGAAGGGATTCGGGCAAATGCAGCTTAAAATCACCGATAATCAGAATCCGTTTGGCCCAAGCCATTGATTTTCCTACCCTCTACGCAAGAAACAAGATATCTTCCATTGAAGAAATTTCGGCCAGATTCAAACGATGAATTCCAAAGACACAGTAGGGCTTATAGCCGAACGATGCCATAAAACCCTCAAAGTCAGCCGGCGTAATTCCAAAATGGGCCATTCCATTTCTCGACACCTCTACCAGAACCGGAGGCAGGGAGTGCTTGTTCTGCTTGAAATATTCCGAACACCCTCTTAAAACGGCCCATTCATATCCTTCCGTGTCAATCTTAATCATTGACGGATGAATCTGTTTTTGGTGAAGATAACTATCTAGACGCTCACTCTGTACTTCTATTTCGGACTGAATTTCTCCGGAGCTGATAAATCCCTTCAATAAAGAAGACCCTCCGGGATTTGTACGATGAAGATACAACCGTTTCATTTCCCCTGACGATTCTCCCAGGGCTACATTATTCAAAAAAAACCGATAGGATGGATTTAATTCCCTCAGTCTCTCCAAATGGGAAAAGTATTCAGGAGCTGGTTCGAAACAATGGACGGCACCTTCGGGGCCAACACGGTCGGCGGCTATCGCAGCAATATACCCTAAATTGGCCCCTACATCGATAAAAATGCCGTTCTTGGGCAGAAATTTCCGGATAGATTCCTGTATAGCGAATTCGTAGGTGCCTTCAAAAAACTTTCGATACCTCGGTGTATCACGAAATTCAAAACGAATCTTCCCTACAAGCCCCTGAAAACTGCCGACGGGATAGGAATGCCGCTTTCCCCTCCATCTTCTCCACTTCTTTTTCAGAGAAAAAAGAGGGTGTTTCATCTTCAAAAATGTTTCCATAAAACCCTCACAAATCCAGCGAGGCATCCGAAAGAATCGATGCAATCCTCTCGGAATTCATAATCTCTTGTATTCGGCGCCGTGTTTTTTGTATCGTTCGTCTGCGAAGACGATACTGTGGGGCATTCACAACCTGCGTCGCATGGGCCAGGTGAAATATATATTCTTTCAGCACCCGGTCCGGGATGCGAACCGTCCTGTACCCCCGGTCCTCCAGCTCAAAATACAGTTTCTGCCCCACCGTCAGCCCCTTGTCCCGGTCCATCAAAAACGACAGGTTCTCCCTTTTTAAAATCTCCGTCCGATACGCACAGCAGACCGTCCGATTGTAATACCGATACCGCCCCAGCGGGTCCGGCACCCGAAACAGCTTCCGAAAAAAGGTCTTATAATCCGTCGCTTTCTTCAGCCAGACTCGCCAGGCCTCTTCCAGCTCCGCCTTCCCCCCGCCCACACAAGCCATCTTCGGCTCATCCAGAAACGGCCCCAGCAGCAGCTCCAGCCACCCCTCCCGATGCACCACCGTATCCGAATGCAGCGACACAAGAAACTCAGTCCGGCACTCCTGCAGGGCCCAATCCAGGGCCGCCGCATGGGCATATCCGCCGCTGGAATCATTGGTCGGGTCCTTTCGCTCCATCAGCCGAATCCATTTGAGCGACTTTAAATACTCCAGCGACTCATCCTGCGAATTGTTATCCACCACTACCACCTCATACGGACCGCGGGTATATTTGCGAATGCTCCGCAGACACAGACGCGTCAAATCGAGCGTCTTGTAATTGACCACACAAATTGTCGCGATTCCGTTCGTCCGGCTCATTGTCCCTGCGGCACAATCAGCTGCGTTTCATACAGATTTTTATAGACCTGACAGGTCCGAATCAAGTCCTCATGCCGGCCCTGCCCCGCAATTCGCCCTTTGTCCAGCACCACAATCCGGTCGGCGGAAATCACCGTGCTGAACCGATGCGCAATCAGAAAACACGTCCGGCCTTTCAGCAGCGTCTGCAGGGCTGCGTGAATCTTTGCTTCGCTGTCGGCGTCAATCTGGCTCATTGCCTCATCAAAAATTAAAATCGCCGGATTCTTCAAAATCGCCCGCGCAATCACAATCCGCTGCATCTGCCCGCCGCTGAATCCGCTGCTGTGCTCGCCGATAATGGTATCATAGCCCTCCGGCAACGGCTCAATAAACTCATGCGCATAGGCCCGACGGGCCGCCTCAATCACCTCTTCCCGGCTTGCCCCCGGCTTACCGTAGGCGATATTGTTGGCAATCGTATCCCGAAACGTCACAATATCCTGCGTCACCAGCCCAATCTGCCCCCGCAGACTCCGCAACGTCGCCCGCCGAATATCCCTGCCGTCTATCAGAATCCGCCCGCTGTCCGGGTCATAAAACCGGGCAATCAGATTCACCAGCGTCGATTTGCCCGAGCCGTTGGGCCCCACAATCGCCACCGTCTGCCCCGCCGGCACCTCCAGCGTAATTCCGTTCAGGGCCGGCAGCACGGCTCCCGGATACGTAAACCGGACCTCTTCAAAAACCATCTTCTCCCGCAGCGGCGCCAAATCAAAGGCATCGGGCTCTTCTTTTTCCAGCGGCTCATCCAGCACCGCAAAGACCCGTTCGGCCGCCGCATTCGCCCGCTGCACCTCATTCCAGACATCGCTCACCTTTCGAACCGACTCCGCCGCCGTGCCCAAAAAAATAACCAAAGCAAAAAAAGTCGAAGACTGCATCCCCTCATAGCCCTGAATGACCCAGGCCGCTCCCAACAGCAGAGCAGCCGAACCGGCAAACATCCCCAATACATCCATCAGCGGGTTTGTCAGTGCCTCTACCCGTGCAATCCGTATCAGCTGCTTGAGCAGGGCCTGATTGGTTTTCTCATAGAGCTCTATCTCGTGGTCCTGGCGGTTGTACACCTTGACGACCCGCACCCCACGCATCGCTTCCTGAATCCGTCCGAGCAGCTGGGCCGAAATGGCCAGCGATTTTTTTGTGGCCTTTTTAATTTTGCGTCCCAGAATCACAAAAAGCCCCAGCACCAGCGGCGCCGCCGTCAAAAAGATAGCCGTCAGCTTCCAGTTCAGCCAAAAGGCCGCTCCAATACAGCCCGCCGCCGTCAGCGGCTCCCGCAGGGTCTTGCCCAGCAGCACCTTAATGCCCCGGCAGCTCTGCGAAACGTCATTAAAAATCCGGCTGGTCGTATCGCTCGTGCCCCGGGTGCTGAAAAAGCCGACCGGCATATACATCGCATGCGCAAACACACGCTCCCGGAGTCGGGTATTGGCAATCAAAACTATCTTTTC
Above is a window of Anaerohalosphaeraceae bacterium DNA encoding:
- a CDS encoding glycosyltransferase, which produces MLNDSKRIFLIADFKNDSPKSIRLERRRWLKGLIRLGHDVQPFSFWDIAEQKCKWPIPILKHRWEKARTFEVMLEQIRRYHPDILILCVLKYFNPEMIQEIRKTAPYALLVGRDADSYPPNYAPRWFEILKMLDLAIVTNAGVWMQKFKEEGVPRCAFFPCPCDPDIQRPYPNIEGKWKSDILFTGSEHHSRFPAEMEEERRFLLERLKERKGVRLYGCFGFPTLDGIEVFWAISGAKIALSINIVNNIRMYHSDRLVNCIACGTFTLAKRVPDSDLLFEDGKHLRYFDTAEEFFELAEWYLAHEEERERIARAGMEHAHREFNCTKMARHLMDLIRTGDYNAPWKVIL
- a CDS encoding glycosyltransferase yields the protein MAWAKRILIIGDFKLHLPESLRIERRHWIKGFVRSGCDVQTFSYRNIVHHFTPFHKRKYALLFGRRKTEESLIQIAESYRPEMVLISNMRDISLECLDVLRDALKHAVFLGRDTDWNPAQNQERMQIARKMDIVLATNAGSWLQDYKKAGVPVCAFMPCPCEPDIQHPYESDPHWQSDILFIGRSEHPMHATDPDRIAILKRLSRMPSARMYGGLGYERIERLDAFRAVSNTKIALSINADNRQRLCHSDRFINCLSCGAFTLAKWVPDSNLLFEDGREVKYFHNAQEFFDLTHWYLQHEEERRSIAQAGMEKAHSQMNCTLMAQRVLDLVETGGYSAPWKYVF
- a CDS encoding FkbM family methyltransferase, coding for MKHPLFSLKKKWRRWRGKRHSYPVGSFQGLVGKIRFEFRDTPRYRKFFEGTYEFAIQESIRKFLPKNGIFIDVGANLGYIAAIAADRVGPEGAVHCFEPAPEYFSHLERLRELNPSYRFFLNNVALGESSGEMKRLYLHRTNPGGSSLLKGFISSGEIQSEIEVQSERLDSYLHQKQIHPSMIKIDTEGYEWAVLRGCSEYFKQNKHSLPPVLVEVSRNGMAHFGITPADFEGFMASFGYKPYCVFGIHRLNLAEISSMEDILFLA
- a CDS encoding glycosyltransferase; translation: MSRTNGIATICVVNYKTLDLTRLCLRSIRKYTRGPYEVVVVDNNSQDESLEYLKSLKWIRLMERKDPTNDSSGGYAHAAALDWALQECRTEFLVSLHSDTVVHREGWLELLLGPFLDEPKMACVGGGKAELEEAWRVWLKKATDYKTFFRKLFRVPDPLGRYRYYNRTVCCAYRTEILKRENLSFLMDRDKGLTVGQKLYFELEDRGYRTVRIPDRVLKEYIFHLAHATQVVNAPQYRLRRRTIQKTRRRIQEIMNSERIASILSDASLDL
- a CDS encoding ABC transporter ATP-binding protein codes for the protein MSDTKGLSAFWRVWDDVWPQWPRLVKLVFWSVMIALMISVSFATVIPLLKVMMSEEGLHGWVDRKICNWRYGLDFYVPDRSDFLGEEGNSVLYYLLITRVHSKSWAKANGLHPQDRIVGVSPYLSSDGQRIFSGKMLEALATCPAGQPLTLQVISTADAVPSVRTVEAAAPEKPAFADWAQWPVSFLPREETKETKLQAIVLIIIGMIFITILRCMARFYQHFLAEKIVLIANTRLRERVFAHAMYMPVGFFSTRGTSDTTSRIFNDVSQSCRGIKVLLGKTLREPLTAAGCIGAAFWLNWKLTAIFLTAAPLVLGLFVILGRKIKKATKKSLAISAQLLGRIQEAMRGVRVVKVYNRQDHEIELYEKTNQALLKQLIRIARVEALTNPLMDVLGMFAGSAALLLGAAWVIQGYEGMQSSTFFALVIFLGTAAESVRKVSDVWNEVQRANAAAERVFAVLDEPLEKEEPDAFDLAPLREKMVFEEVRFTYPGAVLPALNGITLEVPAGQTVAIVGPNGSGKSTLVNLIARFYDPDSGRILIDGRDIRRATLRSLRGQIGLVTQDIVTFRDTIANNIAYGKPGASREEVIEAARRAYAHEFIEPLPEGYDTIIGEHSSGFSGGQMQRIVIARAILKNPAILIFDEAMSQIDADSEAKIHAALQTLLKGRTCFLIAHRFSTVISADRIVVLDKGRIAGQGRHEDLIRTCQVYKNLYETQLIVPQGQ